From Montipora foliosa isolate CH-2021 chromosome 6, ASM3666993v2, whole genome shotgun sequence, a single genomic window includes:
- the LOC138006295 gene encoding basic phospholipase A2 homolog 1-like isoform X1, whose translation MQRAAVVTLLLISAVFSSPFRHVIREQWDDILKEPNNPVGNTKGFIRTQRNLIQFHNMIGCGTNRTSAYYVDYGCYCGYGGGGEPVDETDICCKTHDECYGAVDKAELCSSKYATYANFYKRNNTCTGCADPEGTCDRAICECDGAAVRCFAQAEYNEDNFNYPQRKC comes from the exons ATGCAAAGAGCCGCTGTGGTCACACTTCTCCTAATAAGCGCTGTTTTCTCTTCGCCATTTCGCCATGTGATTCGAGAG cagTGGGATGATATTTTGAAGGAACCCAACAATCCAGTGGGGAATACCA AGGGGTTTATCCGCACACAAAGAAATCTGATCCAATTTCATAACATGATTGGGTGCGGAACGAATCGAACATCAGCTTATTATGTGGACTACGGATGTTATTGTGGCTATGGAGGAGGAGGGGAGCCTGTTGACGAGACCGACAT TTGCTGCAAAACTCACGATGAGTGCTACGGGGCTGTGGACAAGGCGGAGTTGTGCTCTTCTAAATACGCTACATATGCGAACTTTTACAAAAGGAACAACACTTGCACTGGCTGCG CGGACCCAGAGGGAACTTGTGACCGTGCTATCTGTGAATGCGATGGGGCAGCGGTGAGGTGTTTTGCTCAGGCAGAGTACAATGAAGACAACTTCAACTACCCTCAACGCAAGTGCTAA
- the LOC138006295 gene encoding basic phospholipase A2 homolog 1-like isoform X2, whose translation MQRAAVVTLLLISAVFSSPFRHVIREWDDILKEPNNPVGNTKGFIRTQRNLIQFHNMIGCGTNRTSAYYVDYGCYCGYGGGGEPVDETDICCKTHDECYGAVDKAELCSSKYATYANFYKRNNTCTGCADPEGTCDRAICECDGAAVRCFAQAEYNEDNFNYPQRKC comes from the exons ATGCAAAGAGCCGCTGTGGTCACACTTCTCCTAATAAGCGCTGTTTTCTCTTCGCCATTTCGCCATGTGATTCGAGAG TGGGATGATATTTTGAAGGAACCCAACAATCCAGTGGGGAATACCA AGGGGTTTATCCGCACACAAAGAAATCTGATCCAATTTCATAACATGATTGGGTGCGGAACGAATCGAACATCAGCTTATTATGTGGACTACGGATGTTATTGTGGCTATGGAGGAGGAGGGGAGCCTGTTGACGAGACCGACAT TTGCTGCAAAACTCACGATGAGTGCTACGGGGCTGTGGACAAGGCGGAGTTGTGCTCTTCTAAATACGCTACATATGCGAACTTTTACAAAAGGAACAACACTTGCACTGGCTGCG CGGACCCAGAGGGAACTTGTGACCGTGCTATCTGTGAATGCGATGGGGCAGCGGTGAGGTGTTTTGCTCAGGCAGAGTACAATGAAGACAACTTCAACTACCCTCAACGCAAGTGCTAA